In Thiofilum sp., the genomic window ATGCGCTCGCAATACACGCCTTAAGTCGACTGAATGCTCCTGCCCCAAACACAATAATAAGCGCCCCTCTGCCGTCACTCGCACCCGATTACAGTCGCCGCAAAAATTATGGCTATGGGGTGAAATAAAACCGACGCGCCGCTCACTACCCACCACCCCATAATATTTAGAAGGCCCCCCCGTGCGAGCCACTAGCGGTTGCAAGTCATAATGTTCACGCAAATCACGCAAAATCTCATCACTAGCATAATAAGCCTCCGCTCGACTATGCTCGCTAATATCCCCCAAGGGCATTTCTTCAATAAAACTAATATCGATGCCTTTACTAAAAGCAAATTGGACTAGATCTAGGACTTCATCATGATTACGGTTTTTTAAAATCACTGCATTGAGTTTAATACGCTCAAACCCTTGCTCTAGGGCAGCATCAATGCCCGCCAAGGTTTTATTAATATCGCCCAAACGGGTTAACTGCTGAAACCGTTCTGGTTTTAAGGTATCGAGACTAATATTAAGGCGTGTTAAACCCGCTTGCTTAAGTGCTGCGGCATAGGTAACCAGTTGAGTACCATTCGTGGTCATAGTGAAATCACGCAAACCCGCTAATGTACCTAGCTCCTCACATAAATGGACAATATTACGCCGTGTTAAAGGTTCGCCCCCTGTTAAGCGAATTTTACTCACACCCAATTGCACAAATGCCCTTCCTACCCGTGCCATCTCCTCTAGGGTCAATAATTGGCTACGCGGCACAAAGGTCATATCCTCGCTCATGCAATACACACAGCGCAGATCACAGCGATCCGTTACCGATAAACGTACATAATTAATACGCCGCCCAAAGCGGTCAATTAAAGCAGGCTGCGTGGGATGAGTCATAAACGTTACACTCCAACTAAGGCTCACTCAGGTATAACAGTATTTGCTAATCCTCGCAAACTCCCATCAGGATTAAACGTGAACCGCTGAGCTAAAACGCCCTAATTGTTCTAGTAAGACCGTAGCATAAGCCCCAGCGGGTAAGGTGAAGTTTAATTGCAAGGTTTGTTGATCTAATAAGGCATACTCGAGATTTTTAACCATCACACGTAAGGCACGCCTATCGTGTTTTAAGCGTTGTTTATTTAAGCCTGCACAAAACTCTGGGAAGCCATCAGCTTGTTGTAATTCCAATGCACGCATTAGGCTTTGTGTAGGTAACTCACCCTCACCCCATAATGCGCCTGAAGGATGAATATCACCCTGCTCTAAACGCTGGATTAAACTCTCTGAACCATCATCCACAAACCACGAATGACTATCCTCTAAGACCAATACATCCCCTGCTAAACGCGTATACCAATTATTCTGCTGAATACGTGCTTGCAAAATATGATTAAAAATCCATGAGCGGGCAGCGGAAATATATAGCCCCATTTGGTGTTTTTGTTTAGGGCGAAACTCACCTTTAAACCAAGCCAATGCTTTGGTTAAATTATTACGTTCATTACCAAAACGCTGCTCACCGAAATAATTAGGGATACCTTGAATTTTAATTTTTTCAATAATAGGCTTAATTTGCTCTAAATCACCTGCAACATTACGCAAAACCAACTCAAAATGATTAGCCGTTAATGCTCCAGTGCGCAGTTTTTTATCGTGACGCTGAGTTTGTAAAATTTCAATTTCGGCTGGCAAAGCACTAAAATCAGGATCAGGCTTTCCGGCTAATTGTAAACTAAACCATTGTGTGGTTACGGCATGGCGATCTTTTAAACCTGCATAACCAACCTCTAGCTCTTTTATTCCTGCACAACGCGCTAATTGTCCCGCGACCCAATCGGTATTAGAGCCTGTTTTACGCACTTGCAGCCATAAATGCTCGCCCTGCCCTGAAAGCTCAATATCCATTTGCTCATTAACTTTAAAGTCGCTGTGCTGAACACGAAATTGCCCCGTTAATGGAGCGGCATAGGCAGGTATAAACTCAGTAGTAAATAGTGGATTCAAGGTGCGTACTCAGTTGAATAAGAATAGTTAATTTAAAGCTAGTATTAAAGTCAGTAGTAAACCATGCAACACCATACTGCCAATAGTTAACTTAATCGCTAAAGCTAAGTGTTGCGGAGTTTTAGCATAATGCTTTAAATCGCTATAGGCTTTAACACTCATCATTAAAGGTAGTAGTAGGATGAATGCTAAAGGAGGTAATAAATCAAACAATATATTGAGCACGGTACTCAAGGCAGCGATTAATACTAAAGCCCCATATAAATAAGGCGCACTATCTAAACCTAAGCGAATCACCCAATGATGCTTTCCTACCTGTTTATCAGCCGCATAATCAGGAAACTGATTAATAATAAGAATATTAGCCACCAATACTGCCAACCCTAAGCTAATCAGTACAGGGTAAGCACTTAAATAGCCAGTCTGTACATACCAAGCACCTAATGGAATAAGCACTCCAAAACCTAGTGCAATGGCTAATTCGCCCCACCCCCGACTATTGAGTCGCAACGGAGGAGCGGAATAACCCCAACCTAAAACCAAACCTAGCCCCCCAATGCCGATTAAAGCGCCGCCACTCAGCAGAGTGAGTACCAAACCCAAAATCAGCGCTGTGCCTAATAAACCGATACCAAACCATAGGGTTTGCTTAGCCGTGAGCACCTCATTTTGAATAAAGCGACTTCCACCAGTGAAGGGAAAAACCCGCTGCGTATTCAGGCGATCTGTGCCATTGAGTTCATCGTAGTAATCATTGAGCACATTCACGCCCGCATGCACCAAGCCAATAGCGACTAGACTCAGGAGTAACTTAAGCATATCTACCGCACCCGTGAGGTGATACACGGCTGCAACTCCGACCAAGACCGGTACTAAACTAGCGGCCAAAAAGCCCGGACGAGTAGCGAGCCACAAACAAAGCCAACGTGATTGTAATAATGCTCGATTAGGTTCTTGTGGTTGCGCCATAGTGTTATTAGTTACTGATTAGGAGTCACGCCTGATTATAAGGCTTATCGAACGAGTGAACAGGATTTTCCGCTGGTGTTGAGACTTCAAAAGTCAAAACCAAACCCATTCAGACTGTACTGCACCCTGTTAAC contains:
- the moaA gene encoding GTP 3',8-cyclase MoaA codes for the protein MTHPTQPALIDRFGRRINYVRLSVTDRCDLRCVYCMSEDMTFVPRSQLLTLEEMARVGRAFVQLGVSKIRLTGGEPLTRRNIVHLCEELGTLAGLRDFTMTTNGTQLVTYAAALKQAGLTRLNISLDTLKPERFQQLTRLGDINKTLAGIDAALEQGFERIKLNAVILKNRNHDEVLDLVQFAFSKGIDISFIEEMPLGDISEHSRAEAYYASDEILRDLREHYDLQPLVARTGGPSKYYGVVGSERRVGFISPHSHNFCGDCNRVRVTAEGRLLLCLGQEHSVDLRRVLRAHPLDDEPLLQAIQNAMQLKPLGHEFEVTQAKAQVMRYMNMTGG
- the truD gene encoding tRNA pseudouridine(13) synthase TruD codes for the protein MNPLFTTEFIPAYAAPLTGQFRVQHSDFKVNEQMDIELSGQGEHLWLQVRKTGSNTDWVAGQLARCAGIKELEVGYAGLKDRHAVTTQWFSLQLAGKPDPDFSALPAEIEILQTQRHDKKLRTGALTANHFELVLRNVAGDLEQIKPIIEKIKIQGIPNYFGEQRFGNERNNLTKALAWFKGEFRPKQKHQMGLYISAARSWIFNHILQARIQQNNWYTRLAGDVLVLEDSHSWFVDDGSESLIQRLEQGDIHPSGALWGEGELPTQSLMRALELQQADGFPEFCAGLNKQRLKHDRRALRVMVKNLEYALLDQQTLQLNFTLPAGAYATVLLEQLGRFSSAVHV
- a CDS encoding prenyltransferase, which translates into the protein MAQPQEPNRALLQSRWLCLWLATRPGFLAASLVPVLVGVAAVYHLTGAVDMLKLLLSLVAIGLVHAGVNVLNDYYDELNGTDRLNTQRVFPFTGGSRFIQNEVLTAKQTLWFGIGLLGTALILGLVLTLLSGGALIGIGGLGLVLGWGYSAPPLRLNSRGWGELAIALGFGVLIPLGAWYVQTGYLSAYPVLISLGLAVLVANILIINQFPDYAADKQVGKHHWVIRLGLDSAPYLYGALVLIAALSTVLNILFDLLPPLAFILLLPLMMSVKAYSDLKHYAKTPQHLALAIKLTIGSMVLHGLLLTLILALN